The Acidimicrobiales bacterium genome contains a region encoding:
- a CDS encoding MMPL family transporter, translating into MAVALAGVGLKFTPLTIAFPLAVVVFVAGFFFAPLRKEIHHRRKPVRETTAYKWSRFIQRRPWSAAVAGAVALLVLALPVLGLRLGFSDESNYAEDTTTRKAYDLLVQGFGPGFNGPLLLVARVPDGVDLADLDAIDEAAAADPGVVFVSPAQPDDSENPTAVLWNLIPTTGPQDEATTDLVKRLRDEVLLPAERAAGVDVQVTGTQAVNVDFSQYLSDRMPYLFAAVLGLSFLLLMLVFRSLLVPLKAVIMNVLSVSAAYGIVVALFQWGWLSDVTGVEPAPIEPWAPMMLFAIVFGLSMDYEVFLLSRVREEWRRTGDSRESVADGLAATAKVITAAAAIMVFVFGSFILEQDRVTKLMGTGLAAAILLDATIVRMLLVPATMELLGDRNWWLPRGLERLLPKLDVEGHAEHGFAEAEAKEQCLVG; encoded by the coding sequence GTGGCGGTCGCCCTGGCCGGCGTCGGTCTCAAGTTCACCCCGCTGACGATCGCTTTCCCGCTGGCGGTGGTGGTCTTCGTCGCCGGCTTCTTCTTCGCCCCGCTGAGGAAGGAGATCCACCACCGGCGCAAGCCCGTGCGGGAGACCACCGCCTACAAGTGGAGCCGGTTCATCCAGCGCCGCCCGTGGAGCGCCGCCGTCGCCGGCGCGGTGGCCCTCCTCGTGCTCGCCCTCCCCGTGCTGGGCCTGCGGCTCGGCTTCTCCGACGAGAGCAACTACGCCGAGGACACCACCACCAGGAAGGCCTACGACCTGCTGGTGCAGGGCTTCGGGCCCGGCTTCAACGGGCCACTCCTGCTCGTGGCCCGGGTGCCCGACGGTGTGGACCTGGCGGACCTGGACGCCATCGACGAGGCGGCCGCCGCCGATCCCGGCGTGGTGTTCGTCTCCCCGGCCCAGCCCGACGACTCCGAGAACCCCACGGCCGTGTTGTGGAACCTGATCCCCACGACCGGACCGCAGGACGAGGCGACGACCGACCTGGTCAAGCGGCTGCGCGACGAGGTGCTGCTCCCGGCCGAGAGAGCGGCGGGGGTCGACGTCCAGGTCACCGGTACCCAGGCGGTCAACGTCGACTTCTCCCAGTACCTGTCCGACCGGATGCCGTACCTGTTCGCCGCCGTGCTGGGCCTGTCGTTCCTCCTCCTCATGCTGGTGTTCCGGTCGCTGCTGGTCCCACTCAAGGCGGTGATCATGAACGTGCTGTCGGTCAGCGCCGCCTACGGGATCGTCGTGGCGCTGTTCCAGTGGGGCTGGCTGAGCGACGTCACCGGCGTGGAGCCGGCGCCCATCGAGCCGTGGGCGCCGATGATGCTGTTCGCCATCGTCTTCGGCCTGTCCATGGACTACGAGGTGTTCCTGCTCTCACGGGTCCGCGAGGAGTGGCGCCGCACCGGCGACAGCCGGGAGTCGGTGGCGGACGGGCTGGCGGCGACGGCGAAGGTCATCACCGCGGCGGCGGCGATCATGGTCTTCGTCTTCGGCAGCTTCATCCTCGAGCAGGACCGGGTCACCAAGCTCATGGGGACCGGCCTGGCCGCCGCCATCCTCCTCGACGCCACCATCGTCCGCATGCTCCTCGTCCCCGCCACCATGGAGCTCCTGGGGGATCGGAACTGGTGGCTGCCGCGGGGGCTGGAGCGCCTCCTGCCGAAGCTGGACGTCGAGGGCCACGCCGAGCACGGGTTCGCCGAAGCCGAGGCCAAGGAGCAGTGCCTGGTCGGCTGA